A section of the Enterobacter sp. C2 genome encodes:
- the fmt gene encoding methionyl-tRNA formyltransferase: MSDSLRIIFAGTPDFAARHLDALLSSGHQVVGVFTQPDRPAGRGKKLMPGPVKVLAEAKGLPVFQPVSLRPQENQQLVADLNADVMVVVAYGLILPKAVLDMPRLGCINVHGSLLPRWRGAAPIQRSLWAGDAETGVTIMQMDVGLDTGDMLYKLACPITAEDTSASLYDKLAELGPQGLIETLAQLAQGTAQPQVQDETLVTYAEKLSKEEARIDWSLSAAQLERCIRAFNPWPMSWLEIDEQPVKVWKASVINQQTGAEPGTIVDANKQGIQVATADGILNLESLQPAGKKAMSAQDLLNSRREWFIPGHRLA; this comes from the coding sequence GTGTCGGATTCATTACGTATTATTTTTGCCGGTACGCCTGACTTTGCCGCGCGTCATCTTGATGCGCTGCTGTCATCCGGACACCAGGTGGTTGGCGTCTTTACCCAGCCAGACAGGCCTGCCGGGCGTGGTAAAAAACTGATGCCGGGTCCGGTGAAGGTGCTGGCTGAAGCGAAAGGCCTACCTGTCTTTCAGCCCGTCTCTTTGCGCCCGCAGGAGAACCAGCAGCTGGTTGCCGATCTCAACGCTGACGTCATGGTCGTCGTTGCCTATGGCCTCATCCTGCCGAAAGCAGTACTTGATATGCCGCGCCTCGGCTGCATTAACGTTCACGGTTCTCTGCTGCCGCGCTGGCGTGGAGCGGCTCCTATCCAGCGTTCGCTGTGGGCGGGCGATGCCGAAACGGGCGTTACCATTATGCAGATGGACGTGGGGCTGGACACCGGCGATATGCTCTACAAGCTTGCCTGTCCGATTACCGCCGAAGATACCAGCGCCTCGCTCTACGATAAGCTCGCAGAGCTTGGGCCGCAGGGGTTAATCGAAACCCTGGCCCAGCTGGCACAGGGCACTGCCCAGCCGCAGGTACAGGATGAGACGCTCGTCACCTACGCTGAGAAGCTCAGTAAAGAGGAAGCGCGCATCGACTGGTCGCTCTCTGCGGCGCAGCTTGAGCGCTGCATCCGGGCCTTTAATCCATGGCCGATGAGCTGGCTGGAGATCGACGAGCAGCCGGTGAAAGTCTGGAAGGCGTCAGTAATTAACCAGCAGACCGGCGCTGAGCCAGGCACGATTGTTGATGCTAATAAACAGGGTATTCAGGTTGCGACCGCCGACGGCATTCTGAATCTGGAGTCACTGCAGCCCGCAGGTAAAAAAGCGATGAGCGCGCAGGATCTATTGAACTCCCGTCGCGAATGGTTTATTCCCGGCCACCGTCTGGCCTGA
- the def gene encoding peptide deformylase produces the protein MSVLHVLHIPDERLRKVAAPVKEVNAEIQRIVDDMFETMYAEEGIGLAATQVDIHQRIIVIDVSENRDEQLVLINPELLEKSGETGIEEGCLSIPEQRALVPRAEKVKIRALDREGKSFELEADGLLAICIQHEMDHLVGKLFIDYLSPMKRQRIRQKVEKLDRLNGRA, from the coding sequence ATGTCAGTTTTGCACGTGTTACATATTCCGGACGAGCGTCTTCGCAAAGTCGCTGCGCCGGTAAAAGAAGTGAATGCAGAAATTCAGCGCATCGTTGATGATATGTTTGAAACGATGTACGCCGAAGAGGGTATCGGTCTTGCCGCCACGCAGGTAGATATCCACCAGCGTATTATTGTTATCGATGTCTCTGAAAACCGCGACGAGCAGCTGGTGCTTATTAACCCAGAATTGCTGGAAAAGAGCGGCGAGACCGGTATTGAAGAGGGTTGCCTGTCAATCCCTGAGCAGCGTGCGCTGGTTCCACGGGCGGAAAAAGTAAAAATTCGCGCCCTCGATCGCGAAGGTAAATCTTTTGAGCTGGAAGCCGACGGCCTGCTGGCTATCTGTATTCAGCATGAAATGGATCACCTGGTCGGCAAACTGTTTATCGACTACCTGTCGCCGATGAAGCGTCAGCGCATTCGCCAGAAAGTAGAAAAACTGGACCGCCTGAACGGGCGTGCATAA
- the dprA gene encoding DNA-protecting protein DprA, which produces MTLTEIWLRLIHLGELYGERMLEAAHFLASHLHPDAKTLSHAGLTAKQSARFFAVSPRDIDSTLAWLALPGHHLLLASDADYPPALRAITDFPGALFVKGDVSLLTTSQLAVVGSRANSWYGERWGGHFCERLAACGLTITSGLALGIDGIAHRSALRGGGKSLAVLGNGLQQVYPRRHAALAAQLIEGGGALVSEFPLTALPRPGNFPRRNRIISGLSQGVLVVEAALRSGSLVTARCAMDQGREVFALPGALGSPGSEGPHWLIQQGAMLVSTPEEILENLHQGLRWLHNVREKPIYSSEHQAAALPFPELLANVGDEVTPVDVVAERAGQPVPVIVAQLLELELAGWIAAVPGGYVRLRRASHVRRTNVFV; this is translated from the coding sequence ATGACTTTGACAGAGATTTGGCTGCGGCTGATCCACCTCGGTGAACTCTACGGCGAACGGATGCTGGAGGCCGCACATTTTTTAGCATCTCATCTCCATCCCGATGCAAAAACGCTTTCGCACGCGGGGCTGACGGCAAAACAGAGCGCGCGGTTTTTCGCTGTCTCTCCCCGCGATATCGACAGCACGCTTGCGTGGCTGGCGCTGCCTGGGCATCACCTGCTGTTGGCGAGCGATGCGGATTACCCGCCAGCGCTGCGTGCCATTACTGATTTCCCCGGCGCGCTGTTTGTGAAGGGAGATGTGAGTCTGCTCACTACCTCGCAGCTGGCCGTGGTGGGTAGCCGAGCAAACTCATGGTATGGCGAGCGCTGGGGAGGTCATTTTTGCGAACGGCTTGCGGCGTGCGGCTTAACAATTACCAGCGGGCTGGCGTTAGGCATCGACGGGATTGCTCATCGCAGCGCGCTACGCGGCGGTGGCAAGAGCCTTGCGGTGCTGGGTAATGGTCTGCAACAGGTCTATCCCCGCCGACATGCTGCCCTGGCGGCGCAGCTTATTGAGGGCGGCGGCGCGCTGGTGTCAGAGTTTCCGCTGACAGCGCTGCCCAGGCCGGGTAACTTTCCCCGGCGTAACCGGATTATCAGCGGACTTAGCCAGGGCGTGCTGGTGGTGGAGGCCGCTCTGCGTAGCGGATCTCTGGTGACTGCCCGCTGCGCGATGGATCAGGGGCGGGAAGTCTTTGCGCTGCCCGGCGCGTTAGGCAGTCCCGGTAGCGAAGGTCCTCACTGGCTGATCCAGCAGGGGGCGATGCTGGTCAGCACCCCAGAGGAGATCCTCGAAAATCTACACCAGGGTTTACGCTGGCTACATAATGTACGCGAAAAACCAATTTATTCGTCAGAACACCAAGCGGCGGCATTGCCATTTCCTGAGCTCCTGGCTAACGTAGGAGATGAGGTAACACCTGTTGACGTCGTCGCTGAACGTGCCGGCCAACCTGTGCCAGTGATTGTGGCCCAGCTACTCGAACTGGAGTTAGCAGGATGGATCGCAGCTGTACCCGGCGGCTATGTCCGATTAAGGAGGGCAAGCCATGTTCGACGTACTAATGTATTTGTTTGA
- the smg gene encoding DUF494 family protein Smg has protein sequence MFDVLMYLFETYIHNEAELRVDQDKLERDLTDAGFDREDIYNALLWLEKLADYQEGLAEPMQLASDPLSLRIYTAEECERLDASCRGFLLFLEQIQVLNLETREMVIERVLALDTAEFELEDLKWVILMVLFNIPGCENAYQQMEELLFEVNEGMLH, from the coding sequence ATGTTCGACGTACTAATGTATTTGTTTGAGACTTATATCCACAATGAAGCAGAACTGCGTGTGGATCAGGACAAACTTGAACGGGACCTCACTGACGCCGGTTTTGACCGTGAGGATATCTACAACGCGCTACTGTGGCTGGAGAAGCTTGCTGACTATCAGGAAGGCCTCGCCGAACCGATGCAGCTTGCCTCAGACCCTCTCTCTCTGCGTATCTATACTGCAGAAGAGTGTGAACGGCTGGATGCCAGCTGCCGGGGTTTCCTGTTATTCCTCGAGCAGATTCAGGTGCTAAACCTCGAAACACGAGAAATGGTGATTGAGCGCGTGCTGGCGCTGGATACGGCAGAGTTCGAGCTGGAAGATCTCAAGTGGGTCATCCTGATGGTGCTCTTCAATATCCCAGGGTGTGAAAATGCCTATCAGCAGATGGAAGAATTACTCTTTGAAGTGAATGAAGGTATGCTGCACTAA
- a CDS encoding topoisomerase DNA-binding C4 zinc finger domain-containing protein: MAKSALFSVSNQEPCPQCGAPLVIRTGKRGPFLGCSHYPECDYVRSLKSQADGHIVKVLEGQLCPLCQSVLVLRQGRFGMFIGCSQYPECGHTETIDKPDDTTITCPQCRQGTLVQRRSRYGKTFHSCDRYPECQFVINFKPVAGECPTCHYPLLIEKKTAQGIKCFCASKQCGKPVTAEKNSE; the protein is encoded by the coding sequence ATGGCCAAATCAGCACTGTTTTCGGTGTCTAATCAAGAGCCCTGCCCGCAGTGCGGGGCTCCGCTTGTTATTCGGACCGGGAAACGCGGGCCGTTTCTTGGTTGTTCCCACTATCCTGAATGTGACTATGTCCGCTCCCTGAAAAGCCAGGCCGACGGACATATCGTCAAGGTTCTGGAGGGGCAGCTGTGCCCACTTTGCCAGTCCGTGCTGGTGCTTCGCCAGGGGCGCTTCGGTATGTTTATTGGCTGTAGCCAATACCCGGAATGCGGACATACGGAAACAATCGATAAACCCGACGACACGACCATTACCTGCCCGCAGTGTAGGCAGGGCACCCTCGTCCAGCGACGTTCACGCTATGGCAAAACCTTTCACTCCTGCGATCGCTATCCGGAGTGCCAGTTTGTTATCAATTTTAAACCGGTAGCAGGCGAGTGCCCGACGTGTCACTACCCGCTACTTATAGAGAAGAAAACCGCGCAGGGCATTAAATGCTTCTGTGCCAGTAAACAATGTGGAAAGCCGGTCACGGCGGAAAAGAACAGTGAATAA
- the tsaC gene encoding L-threonylcarbamoyladenylate synthase type 1 TsaC, with amino-acid sequence MNNNLPSGAIADAVAVLNREDVIAYPTEAVFGVGCDPDSETAVNRLLVLKQRPVEKGLILIAASFEQLKPYIDEQALNDAQREAVFACWPGPVTFVFPAKPTTPRWLTGRFDSLAVRVTDHPLVVELCKAYGKPLVSTSANLTGLPPCRTTEEVRAQFGDAFPVVEGETGGRENPSEIRDALTGERFRQG; translated from the coding sequence GTGAATAATAACCTGCCCTCAGGCGCTATCGCGGATGCGGTGGCGGTACTGAATAGAGAAGATGTCATCGCCTATCCCACCGAAGCTGTTTTTGGCGTCGGCTGCGACCCCGACAGTGAAACGGCGGTTAACCGCCTTCTGGTATTAAAACAGCGTCCGGTAGAGAAGGGATTGATCCTTATCGCTGCCAGCTTTGAGCAACTGAAACCTTATATAGATGAGCAGGCGTTAAATGATGCCCAGCGAGAAGCGGTATTTGCCTGCTGGCCTGGACCGGTGACCTTTGTCTTCCCGGCAAAACCGACAACGCCGCGCTGGCTGACCGGGCGCTTTGACTCTCTGGCCGTACGGGTTACCGATCATCCGCTGGTGGTGGAGCTGTGCAAGGCCTACGGTAAACCGTTGGTCTCTACCAGCGCTAATCTTACCGGTCTGCCGCCGTGCCGGACAACCGAGGAGGTGCGCGCGCAGTTTGGCGATGCGTTTCCGGTTGTAGAAGGTGAAACCGGCGGGCGTGAAAATCCGTCTGAAATTCGTGACGCATTGACCGGCGAACGTTTTCGCCAGGGGTGA
- the aroE gene encoding shikimate dehydrogenase has protein sequence MESYAVFGNPIAHSKSPFIHQQFAQQLQIAHPYGRVLAPVDDFIATLNAFFAAGGKGANVTVPFKEEAFARADELTERAALAGAVNTLKRLDDGRLLGDNTDGIGLLSDLQRLGFIKPGFRILLIGAGGASRGVLLPLLSLDCAVTITNRTFARAEALATLFAHTGSVSAVAMKDLVGHEFDLIINATSSGISGETPQIPDSLIGSHSHCYDMFYQKGETPFLRWCEQHDAKQRADGLGMLVAQAAHAVLLWHGVLPETARVIEQLKQELAG, from the coding sequence ATGGAATCCTATGCCGTTTTTGGTAATCCCATTGCACACAGTAAATCGCCGTTTATTCATCAGCAGTTTGCGCAGCAGTTGCAGATAGCTCACCCTTACGGGCGCGTTTTGGCTCCCGTTGATGATTTTATTGCGACGCTAAACGCTTTTTTCGCTGCGGGCGGAAAGGGGGCTAATGTCACCGTTCCCTTTAAAGAAGAAGCGTTTGCCCGGGCGGATGAGCTGACAGAGCGCGCGGCGCTTGCCGGTGCGGTTAATACGCTCAAGCGTCTTGATGATGGCCGTCTGCTGGGGGATAACACAGACGGCATTGGCCTACTCAGCGATCTACAGCGGCTAGGATTCATTAAGCCAGGCTTTCGCATTCTGCTGATTGGTGCAGGTGGCGCGTCACGCGGCGTACTGCTGCCGTTGCTCTCTCTCGACTGTGCAGTAACCATAACCAACCGGACTTTTGCTCGTGCCGAAGCGCTGGCGACGTTATTCGCCCATACCGGCAGCGTTAGCGCCGTCGCGATGAAGGATCTTGTCGGGCACGAGTTTGATCTTATTATCAACGCCACTTCCAGCGGCATCAGTGGGGAAACGCCGCAGATCCCTGACTCCCTGATCGGTAGCCATAGTCACTGCTATGACATGTTCTATCAAAAAGGAGAGACGCCGTTTCTCCGCTGGTGTGAACAGCATGATGCAAAACAGCGTGCGGATGGGTTGGGTATGCTGGTGGCGCAGGCTGCTCATGCGGTACTGCTCTGGCATGGCGTACTGCCGGAAACCGCCCGGGTGATTGAACAACTCAAGCAGGAGCTGGCCGGGTGA
- a CDS encoding DUF1488 domain-containing protein: MNQAIHFPDREAWHNELNAICFPALVNGMQLSCAIKAEILANRFGGETPAQWLALFQEHRWDLEEEAEQLIRRQQEDDQGWVWLS, translated from the coding sequence GTGAATCAGGCAATTCACTTTCCCGATCGGGAAGCGTGGCATAACGAACTGAACGCCATCTGCTTCCCGGCGCTGGTTAATGGCATGCAGCTTAGCTGTGCGATCAAAGCCGAAATCCTGGCAAACCGGTTCGGCGGCGAGACGCCAGCCCAGTGGCTGGCGCTTTTTCAGGAGCATCGCTGGGATCTGGAAGAGGAGGCTGAGCAGCTGATCCGACGCCAGCAAGAAGACGATCAGGGCTGGGTGTGGCTCTCCTGA
- a CDS encoding gamma carbonic anhydrase family protein, translating into MSAALRSYKDLYPKIGQRVMIDATSVVIGDVRVADDVGIWPLVAIRGDVNYVQIGARTNIQDGSVLHVTHKSSYNPDGNPLIIGEDVTVGHKVMLHGCTVGNRVLVGMGSILLDGVVVEDDVMIGAGSLVPQNKRLASGFLYLGSPVKQIRPLTEAEIEGLQYSANNYVKWKDDYLDQAQESHTQP; encoded by the coding sequence ATGTCAGCTGCTCTACGTTCTTATAAAGATCTCTACCCTAAAATAGGTCAGCGCGTGATGATTGATGCCACCAGCGTGGTGATCGGCGATGTCAGAGTAGCTGATGACGTTGGCATCTGGCCGCTGGTTGCGATCCGCGGCGATGTGAATTACGTGCAGATTGGTGCCCGCACCAATATTCAGGATGGCAGCGTGCTGCACGTGACCCATAAATCTTCCTATAACCCGGACGGTAATCCGCTCATTATTGGTGAAGATGTGACGGTAGGGCATAAAGTAATGCTGCACGGCTGCACGGTGGGCAACAGAGTGCTGGTCGGGATGGGATCCATTTTGCTGGATGGCGTAGTTGTAGAGGATGACGTGATGATTGGCGCCGGTAGCCTTGTACCGCAGAATAAGCGTCTGGCGAGCGGCTTTCTCTATTTAGGCAGCCCGGTTAAACAGATCCGCCCTCTGACCGAGGCGGAGATTGAGGGGCTGCAGTACTCCGCCAATAACTATGTGAAATGGAAAGATGACTATCTGGATCAGGCTCAGGAGAGCCACACCCAGCCCTGA
- a CDS encoding amino acid ABC transporter ATP-binding protein — MSNMTMQPADAMITLENVNKWYGQFHVLKDINLNVKQGERIVLCGPSGSGKSTTIRCINHLEEHQQGRIVVDGIELNEDIRNIEKVRQEVGMVFQHFNLFPHLTVLQNCTLAPIWVRKMPKKEAEALAMHYLERVRIAEHAHKFPGQISGGQQQRVAIARSLCMKPKIMLFDEPTSALDPEMVKEVLDTMIGLAESGMTMLCVTHEMGFARTVADRVIFMDRGEIVEQAAPEEFFAHPKSERTRAFLSQVIH; from the coding sequence ATGAGTAATATGACTATGCAACCTGCCGACGCGATGATTACGCTTGAGAACGTAAATAAGTGGTACGGGCAGTTCCATGTACTGAAAGACATCAACCTGAACGTAAAACAGGGGGAGCGTATTGTACTTTGCGGCCCTTCCGGATCGGGTAAATCAACCACCATTCGCTGCATTAACCATCTGGAAGAGCATCAGCAGGGCCGTATCGTTGTGGATGGCATCGAACTGAATGAAGATATCCGCAATATTGAGAAAGTACGCCAGGAAGTGGGGATGGTGTTTCAACACTTTAATCTCTTTCCGCACCTGACGGTGTTGCAGAACTGCACTCTCGCGCCTATCTGGGTGCGTAAAATGCCGAAGAAAGAGGCCGAAGCGCTGGCGATGCACTATCTTGAGCGCGTGCGTATTGCCGAGCATGCGCATAAGTTCCCCGGTCAGATCTCGGGCGGGCAGCAGCAGCGCGTTGCGATTGCCCGCTCACTCTGCATGAAGCCTAAAATCATGCTGTTTGATGAGCCCACCTCTGCGCTGGATCCGGAGATGGTTAAGGAGGTGCTCGATACCATGATTGGTTTGGCGGAGTCAGGCATGACCATGCTGTGTGTAACGCACGAGATGGGTTTTGCCCGCACGGTTGCTGACCGCGTGATCTTTATGGATCGCGGAGAGATCGTCGAGCAGGCCGCGCCTGAAGAGTTCTTTGCCCATCCGAAATCAGAACGTACCCGCGCGTTTCTCTCGCAGGTTATTCATTAG
- a CDS encoding amino acid ABC transporter permease, protein MTKALLSHPARPARAGTGRYLQWARKNLFSSWSNGLLTLVALWLMWELIPPLLNWALFQANWVGTTRADCTKEGACWVFIHERFGQFMYGLYPHDERWRINTALVIGLLSIIPMFLNALPKRGRYIACWAVIYPLVVWGLMYGGFLGLERVETRQWGGLTLTLIIASVGIAGALPLGILLALGRRSTMPVVRILSVIFIEFWRGVPLITVLFMSSVMLPLFMSEGTSIDKLVRALVGVILFQSAYVAEVVRGGLQALPKGQYEAAESLALGYWKTQGLVILPQALKMVIPGLVNTIIALFKDTSLVIIIGLFDLFSSVQQATVDPEWLGMSTEGYVFAALVYWIFCFSMSRYSQHLERRFNTGRTPH, encoded by the coding sequence ATGACAAAAGCACTTCTGTCTCACCCCGCGCGCCCGGCACGTGCCGGTACTGGACGCTATCTCCAGTGGGCGCGAAAAAATCTGTTCTCCAGCTGGTCGAATGGCCTGCTGACGCTGGTCGCACTGTGGCTGATGTGGGAGCTCATTCCTCCCCTACTGAACTGGGCGCTGTTCCAGGCTAACTGGGTTGGTACTACCCGTGCGGACTGCACCAAGGAGGGCGCCTGCTGGGTCTTCATTCATGAACGATTCGGCCAGTTTATGTATGGGCTCTATCCTCATGACGAGCGCTGGCGCATCAATACCGCGCTGGTGATTGGCCTGCTCTCGATTATACCGATGTTCTTGAATGCGTTGCCCAAACGTGGACGCTACATTGCCTGCTGGGCCGTGATCTATCCGCTGGTCGTCTGGGGGCTGATGTACGGGGGGTTTCTCGGGCTGGAGCGTGTCGAAACACGCCAGTGGGGCGGCCTGACGCTGACATTGATCATCGCTTCCGTGGGCATTGCTGGCGCGTTGCCGCTGGGGATCTTACTTGCCCTTGGCCGACGCTCAACCATGCCGGTGGTACGCATTCTGTCTGTGATTTTTATTGAATTCTGGCGAGGCGTACCGCTGATCACCGTGCTGTTTATGTCCTCGGTGATGCTGCCGCTGTTCATGTCGGAAGGGACCAGCATTGATAAGCTGGTGCGGGCGCTGGTAGGGGTGATTCTGTTCCAGTCGGCCTATGTGGCCGAGGTGGTACGAGGCGGGCTGCAGGCGCTGCCCAAAGGGCAGTATGAAGCCGCTGAATCACTGGCGCTGGGTTACTGGAAAACCCAGGGGCTGGTGATCCTGCCTCAGGCGCTGAAGATGGTGATTCCTGGTCTGGTGAACACAATCATCGCCCTCTTTAAGGATACGAGCCTGGTGATCATCATCGGCCTGTTCGATCTCTTTAGCAGCGTGCAGCAGGCGACGGTCGATCCCGAGTGGCTGGGGATGTCGACAGAAGGCTATGTTTTTGCCGCACTGGTCTACTGGATTTTCTGTTTTAGCATGTCGCGCTATAGCCAGCATCTGGAGAGGCGCTTTAACACCGGGCGTACACCGCACTGA
- a CDS encoding amino acid ABC transporter permease: MSQRRPTVKGSFSLSNPAVRAWLFQIIAIVAVVSVAIYLIHNTVTNLSNRGITSGFAFLDRGAGFGIVQHLIDYEQGDTYGRVFLVGLLNTLLVSALCIVFASFLGFFLGLARLSENWLLRKLSTIYIETFRNIPPLLQIFFWYFAVLRNLPGPRQAVSAFDLAFLSNRGLYIPAPALGEGIVGFIVAVLIAVAITVGLYRFNRTHQMKTGQLRRTWPTALGLIILLPLLSHWLFGAALHWDVPELRGFNFRGGMALIPELAALTLALSVYTSAFIAEIIRSGIQSVPFGQHEAARSLGLPNPVTLRQVIIPQAMRVIIPPLTSQYLNIVKNSSLAAAIGYPDMVSLFAGTVLNQTGQAIETIAITMSVYLIISLTISLLMNIYNRRIALVER; the protein is encoded by the coding sequence ATGTCCCAACGCCGCCCAACCGTTAAAGGATCGTTCTCCCTTTCTAACCCCGCGGTTCGCGCCTGGCTGTTTCAGATCATCGCTATCGTGGCCGTTGTCAGCGTCGCGATCTATTTGATACACAACACCGTTACTAACCTGAGCAACCGAGGTATCACCTCCGGCTTTGCCTTTCTCGATCGCGGCGCCGGATTCGGTATCGTTCAGCATCTGATCGATTATGAGCAGGGTGATACCTATGGTCGCGTATTCCTGGTCGGCCTGCTCAATACGCTGCTGGTCTCTGCTCTTTGTATTGTTTTTGCCTCGTTTCTGGGGTTCTTCCTCGGCCTTGCACGCCTGTCTGAAAACTGGCTGCTGCGCAAGCTGTCGACGATCTATATCGAAACCTTCCGTAATATCCCGCCGCTGCTGCAGATCTTCTTCTGGTATTTTGCCGTGCTGCGCAACCTGCCGGGGCCGCGTCAGGCGGTAAGCGCTTTTGATCTGGCGTTCCTCAGTAACCGTGGTCTCTATATTCCGGCCCCTGCGCTTGGCGAAGGCATCGTTGGTTTCATCGTAGCGGTGCTGATTGCCGTCGCCATTACCGTGGGGCTGTACCGCTTCAACCGAACGCATCAGATGAAAACCGGCCAGCTGCGGCGGACATGGCCAACCGCGCTCGGGTTGATTATTCTGCTGCCGCTGCTCTCTCATTGGCTGTTCGGTGCGGCACTACACTGGGATGTCCCCGAGCTGCGCGGCTTTAACTTCCGTGGCGGAATGGCGCTAATTCCGGAACTGGCGGCGTTGACCCTGGCCCTGTCGGTTTATACCTCCGCGTTTATTGCTGAAATCATCCGCTCGGGCATTCAGTCGGTGCCCTTTGGTCAGCATGAGGCCGCACGCTCGCTGGGTTTGCCTAACCCGGTGACGCTGCGCCAGGTCATTATCCCGCAGGCGATGCGGGTGATCATTCCACCACTGACTAGCCAGTATCTCAACATTGTGAAGAACTCGTCGCTGGCGGCTGCAATAGGTTATCCCGATATGGTGTCATTGTTTGCCGGAACGGTGCTGAACCAAACCGGGCAGGCTATTGAGACGATTGCTATCACGATGTCGGTCTACCTGATTATTAGCCTGACGATCTCCCTGCTAATGAATATCTATAACCGCCGTATCGCCCTGGTCGAGCGCTAA
- a CDS encoding amino acid ABC transporter substrate-binding protein: protein MKKMTIASLAAAGALFAVVNQAHAGATLDAVKSKGFVQCGISDGLPGFSYADANGKFTGIDVDMCRGVAAAVFGDDTKVKYTPLTAKERFTALQSGEVDVLSRNTTWTSSRDAGMGMAFTGVTYYDGIGFLTHNKAGLKSAKELDGATVCIQAGTDTELNVADYFKSNNMKYTPVTFDRSDESAKALESGRCDTLASDQSQLYALRIKLSTPGEWIVLPEVISKEPLGPVVRRGDEEWFSIVRWTLFAMLNAEEMGITSKNVDEKAANPATPDMAHLLGKEGDYGKDLKLDNKWAYNIIKKVGNYAEIFERNVGSESPLKIKRGQNNLWNNGGIQYAPPVR, encoded by the coding sequence ATGAAAAAAATGACAATCGCCAGCCTGGCTGCCGCCGGTGCGCTGTTTGCTGTTGTAAACCAGGCGCATGCTGGCGCAACGCTGGATGCCGTAAAGAGTAAAGGCTTTGTGCAGTGCGGTATCAGCGACGGCCTGCCAGGTTTCTCCTATGCAGATGCCAACGGCAAGTTTACCGGGATTGATGTAGACATGTGCCGTGGCGTCGCTGCTGCCGTTTTTGGCGATGATACTAAAGTGAAGTATACCCCGCTGACGGCCAAAGAGCGCTTCACCGCCCTGCAGTCCGGAGAAGTCGACGTGCTGTCGCGTAATACTACCTGGACCTCCTCTCGCGATGCGGGCATGGGCATGGCGTTCACCGGTGTGACCTACTATGACGGCATCGGCTTCCTGACCCACAATAAAGCGGGCCTGAAGAGTGCCAAAGAGCTGGACGGCGCTACCGTCTGTATCCAGGCCGGTACCGATACCGAGCTGAACGTGGCGGACTATTTCAAATCCAACAACATGAAGTATACCCCGGTTACCTTTGATCGCTCCGATGAGTCTGCGAAGGCGCTGGAATCCGGCCGCTGCGATACTCTGGCCTCTGACCAGTCCCAGCTCTATGCGCTGCGCATCAAGCTGAGCACGCCGGGTGAGTGGATCGTTCTGCCGGAAGTCATCTCTAAAGAGCCTCTGGGCCCGGTGGTTCGCCGCGGCGACGAAGAGTGGTTCTCTATTGTTCGCTGGACCCTGTTCGCGATGCTGAACGCAGAAGAGATGGGCATCACCTCTAAAAACGTTGATGAGAAAGCGGCTAATCCAGCAACTCCAGATATGGCGCATCTGTTAGGCAAAGAGGGCGACTACGGCAAGGATCTGAAGCTTGATAACAAATGGGCCTACAACATCATCAAAAAAGTGGGTAACTACGCTGAAATCTTCGAGCGTAACGTGGGCTCGGAAAGCCCGCTGAAGATTAAACGCGGTCAGAACAACCTCTGGAACAACGGCGGGATCCAGTACGCGCCGCCGGTGCGCTAA